The following nucleotide sequence is from Schistosoma mansoni strain Puerto Rico chromosome 4, complete genome.
CGTCAGAATCCTCGAATGCAGAACACTAGAATTCCCTACAAAGTTGGTGCGAAAGTGTATGttcgggactatagacatgggtatgatagatggatagagggtgaagtcgcaaagagacaggggaaggtcatgtatgaggtcagagtaaaccaagaaatctggaccaggcatcATAATCAACTACGGCCAAGAGATGCCAAAGAAAAAGTTAGAATTATTAACCGAGTTCCCCTCGACTTACTGCTAGATACTTTTCAACTTCCGCCGATgcctacaacggaggcaactgAGTCGTCTAAgcaagcagaacattcttcaggttcttggtcgttacctcgaaggaggtcaaagcgcaaacgaagaaaaccaaagaactgtCAGGTAAACCCACAattgcgtcgctattaattttttccaagaggaggtgttaggatattcacaagaatatcccaaaaattatctcgaatgtaaaatggcatgttttcagactcttcacataattcgcatgttatttcctattggccattatttacagtgtcctaactatgactttcatgtgtcgtttccctattggtcaattttgagtcgttctaattataacctttacgtgtccttcctttccattggttactgttagtagtcatcttaactgtataaatatgccttgtctgtaaaccatttttgttctgctgctgaccccataaacaattctcatttaacggctgtgttctgatttattggagttggggaacagtattggggtcgaactaggatatctgaattcggtcaatcggtagaatttcgtgtagtcctatcgcaatactcTATATTTCGCGTTATAACAGATACGACTATACGCAAGAAAGAAGATAAGGCTACAGATAAAGATTTTACTATCTGCTACAGAAATCCACTACGAACCGATAGATATTTATAGAAAATGCACTAGTTTATATCTCATTCGTTTGTGGTTTAACAGACAGATTTGAGTAAAGTGAATTAAGTATTGCTTCACATAACCAAGGATATTTTCTTTCATAATACCATATTGGAATATTTTGATCCTTCCAAGTATAAGTAATACGCCTTCACCTTCCTGGTATACAACAATGGCAACAAATCTGGCCATAATCACACCAAGTTTGAATCACTGTATAGTGGGGGCACTGGGCCCTAACCACACGATCTTCAAAGCTGACCATGAGACAACTAGGAAAATAGTTTTTTAACATTTAACGCGGAGAAAAGTCCATCGATGGAGAAGGAGGGAAGAGGGAATTCAATTATTTCAATCCGtcgggtgacatggctcaactTTGCAGGCGTGGTCACTCTGTATGAATTGTATTtactcatattaaatatattggtTTATCTCTAGCCTGAATGTATTTTTCATCATATAGTGGCGATAATTACGATTGGACCGGTAAATGTACCTTCtgcgtaagatcttatagattaggcagtTACATCATGACAAGTCTACAATCCTAAGACTAGGTCAATTATTAGAGtagtactaataacgaagtacATCATAATTCTACGGGCTTGCCTATTTCAATCAACTGCTCTTTTTCTAGTTGCTCCAACTGCAAAATACACCCACCCATTTTCTTGCAAAAACGGGCAAAGTTGGCTGCTGGGACGGTCAGAGGTAACGTTGCGATTTCGAGTGTCGATCACATTTTATTCTTGTATAGCATTTGGTCACTTATTTTCATCGTTTTTATTCTTCAAAAAATTGTCTCGCGCGCTTCCTCCATAGTTTATctttcatttttccttctaataGCGCTGTCTACATTAATTACACTATGAGCACTCAGACGGCTATCAGAGGTAGAGGTCTTAAATCCGTGGTTATTAGTAAGTCGAAAATCCCCATTCTCGGCAATAGGATTATGAGAAAAGTTGAGACGACATTGGGTGAAGAACGTCGCAATGATGAGTCTAACATGAATCGCTCAACCCAAAAACCGAAACTGAATCGCCAACTAAGTAATCAGGACCACACTCTTACCCAGAACCCACTTTTAGTAAGATTAGTAAGCAAAAACGAATTAGGGGAAAACGGTGTCCCAAACTGCCTGTGTTGTTAACTAATGGGGGGAAACAACACAAAGACGATTAATGTAACGCATTTTCGTCGCTCTTTAAAATCATTGACTTGACGTTAGAATGTAATTTCTGTATTGACTGAGTTCACTGTCACTGTGATACAGCAGCACTTAGGCAGTTTATGTCAAGTTACTCCTGTCTGTTGTCTTGGCATGCTTGGACACGATTTAAAGAGAATACACCAAACAGACTAACAAAAGAGAAGCACAGGGCCCCATCGAAAATAATCACAACCACTCCCACCAATATGCCAATTTAATCCTACACAGGCTCagtcaaacacataaatatgggAGCCACGATCCGAACTCATACACCGGAACAATTATCAAAAGTTGCTAACACCTTAATATCTGTTGATATTAAGGAGAAGCAGTTAGGAGATTGGAAGGGAACTGGCATAAACATGGCCCCTAAAACGCTATAAATGCAGGACAAAGGTGTTACACAAAGCCCgtgattttatttaatttccCAGTGTCAGTGAGGAGCTTGCTGGAATGTGGGGAAGCCAGTGATTAAGAACAGTGGGACAAATCCTATACAAGGCTGGGGAAAAGTATGACTTCAGACAAGCTATCCCGCCCGCATAAGAGTCAAAAGATAGCAAAACGTCAACCACCTTCACTGAAGGTAACTTTGGACTCAGCACACGTTAGATAAGAAATTTTACTGACAACCAAAAGACCATCGGTTAAACGATCTCTTTAAATCCGAGCTAGACACAATTAACGGCGTACCGCTAGAAGATCGGCAAGAACTCAAAAACTGAGCGCAATTGTGGTTCACGGAGCGTCTAAGCCAGTAACTGGTACTCAGGATTGAGCTCGCGAATACGATATGCGGAAACGGCATTAGTTAGCACACAGCATAAACATCCACACGACTGCGGTAACTAGCGTGTTCAGGCCACCTCGTCCGTCATAAATCGCTACCGCCAGGTCCCGGCGTCCGATAGCTGCGAACTTCATAAACCGAGAGGACGTAACTGAGGTCGTTTGGGTTTGGTACAGCCCGGAAACTGACCCCTGAAGCCACATcctgtgttgtgagatagaccTATCTCTGTGAGTCTGCAGCAGAAAAGCCCAGTCAAGAACATCTTGGTTCAGTTGACCTTGGTCAACAACCCACCGTACAGAACACAAAGACCGCAATCTTGCTAATGGAAAACACCGTAGAGTCGAGAAACTCACAGTAACCGGTGTAAGAAGTAATTTCCTGCAGATTCAATTTTACACTATCTCCAGATTATCGACCATAGAGTCTTAGCTTAGCCAAAGTAAGAATAAGTTAGCCATTTGGCTCGACAGAGTTTGTATGTTTCCAGAAAGTAAAATAATACGTGCTCATCCGCGGATTACCATTTCTTTGTTGGGCTAGCTGTGTCTAATGCATGTCTCATGAATCACAACGGTTATCATCACTGCATAATTAGCAACTACTCCCCaaccctattattattattattatcatcatcatcatcatcatctccgTTCCCCTCATATTCTTTCAACTTCTTCCTACATATTATCAGTTAAGtaattcaaatggttcaaatggttatggacggaatagaagaagctttcgcctTATGGACTTCCGtctctagtagcagtggatcaccgatACCTCCtggcaggaacctaggtatattaacgataatagaaaAAAGATtttggtaaatcatagtaatatgttatccttggtccttaagaataggtcaagtttcctcttaaaggactcctgagaagtcgcttggactagctcagtcggcaacgaattccagcacttgacaactcttacggagcagaagttgtgtctacagtctgttctactatgttgtgtctccagtttctgggtgttacctattgggttagtgttgtgactaagcttaagaagatgttcaAGAGGATGACAAGAAGttttaaggatactgtaagtcataagaaggtcacctctaagacgcctgtactataacgggtaaaggttaagtgattggaggagcttatcataaggtttgaatttgagtccccgaactgatttcgtggctcgacgttggatacgttccagagtgtccttatctttttggagggagggaggaaatactatgtttccgcaCTCTAAATGAGggcgaataaaactgttgaagagtATATTGAAAGTTCTACTGTCAAACTAGTCAAAAaggcgcttcaatgttaccagtgcaaggtttgcttgagaggcgtgtTTGTCATAGTTAGCGTGCGACTTCAACTAGTAGGgcaccaacactcctaaatctttttcgacttggggtacttctagagaggagtttcctgagttgtaactgtagtctgcaacatgacccggatggactactttacactttgaagtgttggaggtaagtccgttgtcgtctgcccaacttcaaagccgagtcagatcctcctgaagtgccagtatatcctcttggttgcgtatctctctccaaagtttcacatcatcagcaaaaagcaataagtcagacgatacttgctgtggaagatcgtttatataaatcaagaagataAGAGGTCccagtattgagccctgggggaccccactaggacattccatggCCTGAGAAAAAGTTGAGCTAACCCTGACCTTGAGATGTCAATTTTTCAGAAATGATGTGGGCCAGTCAATTAGaggtggtttgatacccaatcgtctaagcttattgataagacatatatggttgaccctatcaaaagcttttgagaactCAAGGAAAATGATGTCAACCtctccccttgcgatcaaggatgcttGTTCATCTGttcaccgcagtcagcaggttggttatacaagagtgacccttcctgaaaccatgctgttggggtgagaagaaTTATAAGGATAACAAGTAGTTGTGTGTACAATCGCATATCAGGGACgccataattttagaaggtatggagagaagggccaccggGTCGGCAGCTTGAGGGTtcgctgcgtcgacctcctttgaaaattcgTGTGATGGGAGCCACCTTCCAAGTTTCCGGTAGTTTGCATTGACTTGGCGAGTTTGGGAACATCACTCTAAGCGGTGCTGCCatgattgaagctgcttccattagtatagcagaatgaaccatatccgaacaatagaagtgtcttttcttaggtgctgcagtttacggaacaCCAGGTCAGCGCTCAGGTTCACTTCGGAAGGTCCTGTGCAGTTGCCTTTCATCagtgtagttgatgtgggtcggttAAAATTtccgagagtattgttcagccaaaaggtaaGCGGCTTCCCCGTCGTTACTTGTCGGACCATTAAGACCTAGCAGTTGGGTatctccagttttgccttgtcgaagagaagctgcgtaacggaataagcttctcggattggagacaaatttgtCGATCAGTTTGGTCTGTTACtcaagcctgtcttctcttattgcctttgtgcatatgttccttatatttttgtattgcctgtacgcgctGTTGTTATTAGTTCATTTGTATTCAGGTGGGGTCCcatttttctcatcgagtgatcaatgactggaacgcattaCTCAAACAAGTATATCAGCCCCaccagtgaacattttcaaagagaggctggaccttcactggaaggcagtctgtcaggattaacacaggttcatcaacctactatccttattactgaagactgaaaacTAATTCAATATTTCGGCAAGCGGGACTTTTAATATTGAGAATTGAGGCGCCTATTCTGGTCCTAATGAGCCGTACTGATTTGGGGTTATGGGCCCTGTTTTAACGCTACAGCATAGCTATTCAAACCAAAGTAGCAATTCAGATTTATATCTTAAGATTTTTAGAGGTTGGGGTTTGTCTCGAGACTCCTCAGCTCTCGTCGGAGTTTGTTGATTTACATCATTTACCAGCTGAGCTTGCTCTCAATATATTGTCGAGGCTCAATGCCACTGATCTGTACCTAGCATCTTGTGTTTGGTATGATCTTGCTTACGACGAGGTTTTGTGGAAAAGGTATTTTGTACTCATAAAGTGATTTTCAGTTTGTGCAAAGCTTCTTGGCCATTTTGTTCGGCGTACACGAATGGCGTACTTCAATCTGAGCCGTCATTTCGTCGACTATATCTTAGGCTAGACGAAGCGCGTTTGACATTTAACGCAGACGCCTTCGAAGTAAGTTTGACTTATGAAAGCATTTTCAGGGTATGGGCTACATCTT
It contains:
- a CDS encoding putative f-box only protein, with the protein product MGPVLTLQHSYSNQKVGVCLETPQLSSEFVDLHHLPAELALNILSRLNATDLYLASCVWYDLAYDEVLWKSLCKASWPFCSAYTNGVLQSEPSFRRLYLRLDEARLTFNADAFEGMGYIFRHRLVDDNTDDLVNFFHHASGLDPFQKRRYLETRPQVLRGLVNLKDFRHCSLPNALRGLFTELPVPSTEPSASAFIHLLVSLFSERFTQCNPDLGITRGMCWSLPFIY